A region of Malaciobacter marinus DNA encodes the following proteins:
- a CDS encoding FecCD family ABC transporter permease produces MKAFYIKLVLILLLCIFLSLSLGKYPISFEQMFHYLYSLIVSNNLNESLQMIDNIIIEIRLPRIIAAVLIGAAYAVSGASFQAMFINPLVSPGILGVLSGSAFGAALAIAFFDNWFLTQFFSFTFGILAVVFAIFVTMLYQNRANSSLILILGGIISGSAFSTLLSIVKFTADPYEKLPSIVYWLMGSLSFIELNQIIIVSIPMLLGILILVGVSKYLNILSFSEEEAKSMGVNTKLIRTIVIIVATLISAISVSLAGMIGWIGLIIPHFARLLVGANNQVLLPTCALLGATFLLIVDNFSRMLFEFEVPIGILTSVIGIPIFIFVLRSSKKALQ; encoded by the coding sequence TTGAAAGCATTTTATATAAAGCTAGTTTTGATACTTTTGTTATGTATATTCTTATCTTTAAGTCTTGGTAAATATCCAATTAGTTTTGAACAGATGTTTCATTACTTGTACTCTTTAATAGTTTCAAATAATTTAAATGAGAGTTTACAAATGATAGATAATATTATCATTGAGATAAGACTTCCTAGAATTATTGCTGCTGTGTTAATTGGTGCAGCCTATGCTGTATCTGGGGCTTCATTTCAAGCTATGTTTATTAATCCTTTAGTTTCTCCTGGTATATTAGGTGTTTTATCTGGTTCTGCATTTGGTGCAGCTTTAGCAATAGCATTTTTTGACAACTGGTTTCTTACTCAATTTTTCTCTTTTACTTTTGGTATTTTAGCTGTTGTTTTTGCAATTTTTGTAACAATGCTTTATCAAAATAGAGCAAATAGTAGTTTAATTTTAATACTTGGTGGAATAATCAGTGGTTCTGCTTTTTCTACTTTATTATCAATTGTAAAATTTACTGCTGATCCTTATGAAAAGCTTCCTTCTATTGTCTATTGGTTAATGGGAAGTCTTTCTTTTATTGAACTAAATCAAATTATTATTGTTTCTATTCCTATGCTTCTTGGGATTTTAATTTTAGTAGGAGTTTCAAAATACTTAAATATTTTAAGTTTTTCAGAAGAAGAAGCTAAAAGCATGGGGGTAAATACAAAGTTAATTAGAACTATAGTTATTATAGTTGCAACATTAATTAGTGCAATAAGTGTTTCTTTAGCTGGTATGATAGGTTGGATTGGACTTATTATTCCTCACTTTGCAAGACTTTTAGTAGGAGCTAATAATCAAGTTTTATTACCAACTTGCGCACTTTTAGGAGCAACTTTTTTACTTATTGTAGATAATTTTTCTAGAATGCTTTTTGAATTTGAAGTTCCAATTGGAATATTAACTTCTGTAATTGGAATACCAATATTTATATTTGTTCTTAGAAGTTCAAAGAAGGCTTTACAGTGA
- a CDS encoding TonB family protein, giving the protein MRNISKDITNIDFVKLEKKQEFTPKVESIEKNKKQKKVLKKVVKAKKNIEKKIKINKEEVVENNRKEQPKQQVNKSKDKIEQKRLVKNQEDNSIEKKHINLYISYIRSVVEKNKFYPRIAKVMKLQGDCLVKLKVLSNGKIEKIEFEKKTNYKVLNNSILKIFKNIQNFKAFPKEISKSYLTFRLPISYKIKG; this is encoded by the coding sequence ATGAGAAATATAAGTAAAGACATTACAAATATAGATTTTGTAAAGCTTGAAAAAAAACAAGAATTTACTCCTAAAGTTGAATCAATAGAAAAAAACAAAAAACAAAAAAAAGTTTTAAAAAAAGTAGTTAAAGCTAAAAAAAATATAGAAAAAAAGATAAAAATCAATAAAGAAGAAGTAGTTGAAAATAATAGAAAAGAGCAGCCAAAACAGCAAGTAAATAAAAGTAAAGATAAAATAGAGCAAAAAAGATTAGTTAAAAATCAAGAAGATAATAGTATAGAAAAAAAACATATTAATCTTTATATATCTTATATTAGAAGTGTTGTAGAAAAAAATAAATTCTATCCAAGAATTGCAAAAGTTATGAAACTTCAAGGTGATTGTTTAGTGAAATTAAAAGTTTTAAGTAATGGAAAAATTGAAAAAATAGAGTTTGAGAAAAAAACAAACTATAAAGTTTTAAATAACTCTATTTTAAAAATTTTTAAAAATATTCAAAACTTTAAAGCCTTTCCAAAAGAGATTTCAAAAAGCTATTTAACTTTTAGACTTCCTATAAGCTATAAAATAAAAGGATAG
- a CDS encoding ABC transporter permease — protein MQKKSFTVLLITLAFIIVFFLSVPILKMFVGVGSDKLIETIKDGEVLASIWLTMKVSAWAMMFVLITGLPLAYIIARYNFPGRSLIESIIDIPVMIPHTAAGIALLTTFGDTFLGDFFKFFGIEFVGTEYGIMIAMMFLSAPFLINSAKDGFRKVDVKLEKVARTLGASPISVFFRITIPNAKKDIINGALMMWSRGLGEFGAVVILVYHPMTTPVLIFDRFNSYGLSFSAPVAAVIIGFSVLVFLAVRFATSRLK, from the coding sequence ATGCAAAAAAAATCGTTTACAGTTTTACTTATTACCCTTGCATTTATAATAGTTTTTTTCTTAAGTGTTCCTATTTTAAAGATGTTTGTTGGCGTTGGAAGTGATAAACTAATAGAAACAATAAAAGATGGAGAGGTTTTAGCTTCTATTTGGCTTACTATGAAAGTATCAGCTTGGGCTATGATGTTTGTTTTAATAACAGGCTTACCACTTGCATATATTATTGCAAGATATAATTTTCCTGGAAGAAGTTTAATCGAATCAATTATTGATATACCTGTCATGATTCCTCACACTGCTGCTGGTATTGCTCTTCTTACGACTTTTGGAGATACTTTTTTAGGAGATTTTTTTAAGTTTTTTGGAATAGAGTTTGTTGGAACTGAGTATGGAATTATGATTGCAATGATGTTTCTATCAGCTCCTTTTTTAATAAATAGTGCAAAAGATGGTTTTAGAAAAGTTGATGTAAAACTTGAAAAAGTAGCTAGAACTTTAGGTGCTAGTCCTATTTCTGTATTTTTTAGAATCACTATTCCAAATGCTAAAAAAGATATTATAAATGGTGCATTGATGATGTGGAGTAGAGGGCTTGGAGAGTTTGGTGCAGTTGTTATTTTAGTTTATCATCCTATGACAACGCCTGTTTTAATTTTTGATAGATTTAATAGTTATGGTTTAAGTTTTTCTGCACCTGTTGCTGCTGTTATTATAGGTTTTTCTGTTTTAGTTTTTCTAGCAGTAAGATTTGCAACTTCTAGATTAAAGTAA
- a CDS encoding ABC transporter ATP-binding protein → MSYLKLENLSSTIDSFVLDNVNLEIEKNEYFVLLGQSGSGKTRLLETIAGLNNSTGKIVYKNNDISQLHPEHRDIGFVYQEFALFPNLNVEQNIKFASKYKKIDNANELFDDLVDFLKLGKLLKREIENLSGGEKQRVAIARALFSRPKILLLDEPLSAIDPTFRNSIMKSLKDIHKRYDLTTIHVTHNFREASYLANKIAIIMNGKIQQVGNSETVLNHPANIEVATFLGFKNIFPSSLLGFTSSSKFFSVDPNVIHVSNKKRPECDYTFEAILEDCMGVVDHYKLFVNVKNHQFFIKILKREYEGCYANGGNKVFIGFDKKDIGFI, encoded by the coding sequence ATGAGTTATTTAAAACTAGAGAATTTATCAAGCACAATAGATAGTTTTGTGCTTGATAATGTAAATTTAGAGATTGAAAAAAATGAATATTTTGTACTTTTAGGGCAAAGTGGAAGTGGGAAAACAAGACTTTTAGAAACAATTGCTGGTTTAAATAACAGTACTGGAAAGATAGTTTATAAAAATAATGATATTTCACAACTTCATCCAGAACATAGAGATATAGGTTTTGTATATCAAGAGTTTGCATTATTTCCTAATTTAAATGTGGAACAAAATATTAAATTTGCATCAAAGTATAAAAAAATAGATAATGCAAATGAGTTATTTGATGATTTAGTAGATTTTTTAAAACTTGGAAAACTTTTAAAAAGAGAGATTGAAAATTTAAGTGGAGGAGAAAAACAAAGAGTTGCAATAGCAAGAGCATTGTTTTCAAGACCAAAAATTTTACTTTTAGATGAACCTTTAAGTGCAATTGATCCAACTTTTAGAAACTCTATTATGAAAAGTTTAAAAGATATTCATAAAAGGTATGATTTAACTACTATTCATGTAACTCATAATTTTAGGGAAGCTTCTTATTTAGCTAATAAAATTGCTATTATTATGAATGGTAAAATACAACAAGTGGGAAATAGTGAGACAGTATTGAATCATCCTGCAAATATTGAAGTTGCAACTTTTTTAGGTTTTAAGAATATTTTCCCTTCTTCTTTACTAGGTTTTACTTCATCTTCAAAGTTTTTTTCTGTTGATCCAAATGTTATACATGTATCAAATAAAAAAAGACCAGAGTGTGATTATACTTTTGAAGCAATATTAGAAGATTGTATGGGAGTTGTTGATCATTATAAACTTTTTGTAAATGTAAAGAATCATCAATTTTTTATAAAAATACTTAAAAGAGAGTATGAGGGTTGTTATGCAAATGGTGGCAATAAAGTATTTATTGGCTTTGATAAAAAAGATATAGGATTTATCTAA
- the wtpA gene encoding tungstate ABC transporter substrate-binding protein WtpA, which translates to MKKILLSAVLATAMAATSAMAKEKIIVFHAGSLSVPFSQIEKAFETKYPQYDVQREASGSRAAARKISEIKKAADVMASADFKVIDNLLIPNHAKFNAQFATNEMAIAYTANSKYADEINSKNWPEIFLRDGVKVGHSNPNMDPCGYRSIIVTKLAEDFYKIPDFYNKLLGYGKSYKVGEENKKKVIVRPKETDLLGLIEANAYDYLYIYKSVAKQHGLKYITLPKEVSLKDNENANFYKTASINIDGKKPGTFITKTGASMVYGITIAENEKSPANKEGAIKFVNFVLSQKGQDIMKKNGQGVISPAKITGDASIIGK; encoded by the coding sequence ATGAAGAAAATTTTATTATCAGCAGTACTAGCTACTGCAATGGCAGCAACATCAGCAATGGCAAAAGAAAAAATTATTGTATTTCATGCAGGAAGTTTATCAGTTCCTTTTTCACAAATTGAAAAAGCGTTTGAAACGAAATATCCACAATATGATGTTCAAAGAGAAGCTAGTGGAAGTAGAGCAGCAGCTAGAAAGATATCAGAAATTAAAAAAGCAGCAGATGTTATGGCAAGTGCAGATTTTAAAGTAATTGATAATTTATTAATTCCAAATCATGCAAAATTTAATGCACAATTTGCAACAAATGAGATGGCAATTGCATATACTGCTAATTCTAAATATGCAGATGAAATTAATTCAAAAAATTGGCCAGAAATCTTTTTAAGAGATGGTGTAAAAGTAGGTCATTCTAATCCAAATATGGACCCTTGTGGATACAGAAGTATAATAGTTACAAAACTAGCAGAAGATTTTTATAAAATTCCAGATTTTTATAATAAATTATTAGGATATGGGAAGTCTTATAAAGTTGGTGAAGAAAATAAGAAAAAAGTTATTGTAAGACCAAAAGAGACTGATTTATTAGGTCTTATTGAAGCAAATGCATATGATTATTTATATATTTATAAATCAGTTGCCAAACAACATGGCTTAAAGTATATTACTTTACCTAAAGAAGTTTCTTTAAAAGATAATGAAAATGCAAATTTTTATAAAACTGCTTCAATTAACATTGATGGTAAAAAACCAGGTACATTCATAACAAAAACTGGTGCATCTATGGTATATGGAATAACAATTGCAGAAAATGAAAAATCACCTGCAAATAAAGAAGGTGCTATTAAATTTGTAAATTTTGTTTTATCACAAAAAGGACAAGATATTATGAAGAAAAATGGTCAAGGAGTTATTAGTCCAGCAAAAATAACTGGTGATGCTTCTATTATAGGGAAATAA
- a CDS encoding energy-coupling factor ABC transporter ATP-binding protein, which translates to MKSLYELKNIEHYHNEKRVLNIDKLILEQSKITGFFGPNGSGKSTLFSILSFVSKPTFGTVLFNGVDSKKLEHKVKQDIVILPQNPYLLKRSVFDNVAYGLSLRNDIKNLNERVSQALKQVGLEDSFQNRKWSQLSGGEAQRVALAARLILKPKVLILDEPTSGVDTNSAQLIKEAIFLAKQKWDTTLFISSHDHNWLNHTCDKKVALFQGKLVQSGSINLIFAPWKKASNGNLIKEFLCGQKLIFENSTSKKRDSIVMIGSDDIYLNKKSSNSVKAVITSIFKENCANQMLVEFVIGGITLNAKLSKNIIEEKRLLPGSEVDVTIDTSKACWI; encoded by the coding sequence GTGAAGTCTTTATATGAATTAAAAAATATAGAACACTACCATAATGAAAAAAGAGTTTTAAATATAGATAAATTGATATTAGAACAAAGTAAAATTACAGGTTTTTTTGGTCCAAATGGAAGTGGAAAATCTACACTATTTTCTATATTGTCTTTTGTATCAAAACCTACTTTTGGAACAGTTTTATTTAATGGAGTTGATAGTAAAAAACTTGAACATAAAGTAAAACAAGATATTGTAATTCTTCCACAAAATCCTTATTTGTTAAAAAGAAGTGTTTTTGATAATGTTGCTTATGGTTTAAGTTTAAGAAATGATATTAAAAACTTAAATGAAAGAGTTAGCCAAGCACTTAAACAAGTAGGATTAGAAGACTCTTTTCAAAATAGAAAATGGAGTCAACTCTCAGGTGGAGAAGCTCAAAGAGTCGCTTTAGCCGCAAGATTGATTTTAAAACCTAAGGTTTTAATCTTAGATGAACCAACCTCAGGAGTAGATACAAATTCAGCTCAATTAATAAAAGAAGCTATATTTTTAGCAAAACAAAAGTGGGATACTACTTTATTTATTTCTAGCCATGATCATAATTGGTTAAATCATACTTGTGATAAAAAAGTTGCACTTTTTCAAGGAAAATTAGTTCAAAGTGGAAGTATAAATTTAATTTTTGCTCCTTGGAAAAAAGCTTCTAATGGAAATTTAATAAAAGAGTTCTTATGTGGACAAAAACTAATATTTGAAAATAGTACTTCTAAAAAAAGAGACTCAATCGTAATGATAGGTTCAGATGATATTTATTTAAATAAAAAAAGTTCTAATAGTGTAAAAGCTGTAATAACTTCTATATTTAAAGAGAACTGTGCTAATCAAATGTTAGTTGAGTTTGTTATTGGAGGTATTACTTTAAATGCTAAACTTTCAAAAAATATTATAGAAGAAAAAAGACTACTTCCAGGAAGTGAAGTAGATGTTACAATAGATACAAGCAAAGCTTGTTGGATTTAA
- a CDS encoding ABC transporter permease produces MNLFTDGFNEAIQLLVSGNDSVYSAIAVTITVSSWSLFISLIIGLPLGFLLGYYNFPGKTVVRTIVDTLLALPTVVIGLIAYTMLSRSGVFGEFGLLFTQKSIIIGQVVLGLPIIIALTATQVEAVDKRLYLSLKGLGANSRQILLSTLIEARFGLMTAAMTAYGRIVTEIGISMMVGGNIKYHTRTVTTAIALETGKGEFITGIALGLVLFCVALMVNIALSMLKRKWTQ; encoded by the coding sequence ATGAATCTTTTTACTGATGGCTTTAATGAAGCTATACAATTACTTGTATCAGGAAATGATAGTGTTTATTCAGCAATTGCTGTAACAATCACTGTGTCTTCTTGGTCTTTATTTATAAGCTTAATTATAGGCCTTCCTTTAGGTTTTTTGCTAGGGTATTATAATTTCCCTGGCAAGACCGTTGTAAGAACTATCGTAGATACACTTTTAGCACTTCCTACTGTTGTTATAGGTTTAATAGCTTATACAATGCTTTCGCGAAGTGGTGTATTTGGAGAATTTGGTTTATTATTTACTCAAAAATCAATTATTATAGGTCAAGTTGTTTTAGGGCTTCCTATTATTATTGCTTTAACTGCAACTCAAGTAGAAGCTGTAGATAAAAGACTTTATTTATCTTTAAAAGGATTAGGTGCTAATTCAAGACAAATTCTATTATCAACACTTATTGAAGCTAGATTTGGACTTATGACAGCTGCAATGACTGCTTATGGAAGAATTGTTACAGAAATTGGAATTTCTATGATGGTTGGTGGAAATATTAAATATCATACAAGAACAGTTACAACAGCAATTGCACTTGAGACAGGAAAAGGTGAATTTATTACAGGTATTGCACTTGGATTAGTTCTATTTTGTGTTGCTTTAATGGTTAATATTGCTTTATCTATGTTAAAAAGGAAATGGACACAGTGA
- a CDS encoding substrate-binding domain-containing protein, with protein MKFNKLAMLLASVSMVVSTNLMAKDLMMATTTSTDNTGLLDYLAPKFQKETGTTLKWVATGTGKALKMGKNCDVDILFVHAPASEKKFVNSGYGVNRKQVMYNDFVIIGPKSDPAHVDGMTPSKALAKIKEANANFFSRGDNSGTNKKEISLWKKALSKAPEKASWYVQTGQGMLRTINMAAEKDGYTMTDRGTWIKYQSQKADKNSMKIVVEGDKSLFNQYSVITINKQKCSNVKPELAKQFTNWIIKDETQKFIADFRLLGKSLFIPNADK; from the coding sequence ATGAAATTCAATAAATTAGCAATGCTTTTAGCATCAGTTTCAATGGTAGTATCAACAAACTTAATGGCAAAAGATTTAATGATGGCTACAACTACAAGTACAGATAATACTGGATTATTAGACTATCTAGCACCAAAATTTCAAAAAGAGACTGGAACTACTTTAAAATGGGTTGCAACAGGAACTGGTAAAGCTTTAAAAATGGGGAAAAATTGTGATGTAGATATTCTTTTTGTTCATGCACCAGCAAGTGAAAAAAAATTCGTAAATAGTGGATATGGAGTTAATAGAAAACAAGTTATGTATAATGACTTTGTAATTATTGGTCCAAAATCTGACCCTGCACATGTTGATGGTATGACTCCAAGTAAAGCTTTAGCAAAAATTAAAGAAGCGAATGCAAACTTCTTTAGTAGAGGGGATAATTCAGGAACTAATAAAAAAGAGATTAGTTTATGGAAAAAAGCTTTATCAAAGGCTCCTGAAAAAGCATCATGGTATGTTCAAACAGGTCAAGGTATGTTAAGAACTATTAACATGGCTGCTGAAAAAGATGGATATACAATGACAGATAGAGGAACTTGGATTAAATACCAATCTCAAAAAGCTGATAAAAATAGTATGAAAATTGTTGTTGAAGGTGATAAATCGTTATTTAATCAATATAGTGTAATTACAATTAATAAACAAAAATGCTCTAATGTAAAACCTGAATTAGCAAAACAGTTTACAAACTGGATTATTAAAGATGAAACACAAAAATTTATTGCAGATTTTAGATTATTAGGAAAATCTTTATTTATTCCTAATGCAGATAAATAG
- a CDS encoding molybdopterin molybdotransferase MoeA — protein sequence MSNKLTYLEFDEAVKRSLELVHATTLTQIVPLLDSLGKVVAQDIICQKNLPSFNNSAMDGFAFNHDDIGKTLNIKRVIYAGDKDEKVQADLKEGECYKIMTGAQVPNDADTIVPIENCIDVTKSSLTLPIDIKKGSNLRLKGEEQTRGNILFKKGEIIDSSHIALLASQGIVMLEVFKDISIAVLSTGDELKEPWQTSNEDEIYNCNSYALVALLKEKGFNATYSGVIPDNLESSKKFISNLKNYDVVITTGGISMGDADFVAQAFLENGLETSFHGVNVKPGRPIMMGNMGKTTVMSLPGNPLTAMVNMHLFAIPVLKKLQGSNCFYHDVIKATNQENFKTKQGRVNVVLGTCENGGFKVTRNNKYGSGMITALYESNALLVTNSDTKNIECNQEVGVIKFNNKLLEKEIDIFN from the coding sequence ATGAGCAATAAACTAACATACTTAGAATTTGATGAGGCAGTAAAAAGAAGTTTGGAACTTGTACATGCTACAACACTTACTCAAATTGTTCCTTTATTAGACTCTTTAGGTAAAGTTGTTGCACAAGATATAATATGCCAAAAAAATCTTCCATCTTTTAATAATTCAGCTATGGATGGATTTGCTTTTAATCATGATGATATTGGTAAAACATTAAATATTAAAAGAGTAATTTATGCTGGAGATAAAGATGAAAAAGTTCAAGCAGATTTAAAAGAGGGCGAATGTTATAAGATTATGACAGGAGCACAAGTCCCAAATGATGCTGATACTATTGTTCCAATTGAAAATTGTATTGATGTAACAAAAAGTAGTCTAACTTTACCTATTGATATTAAAAAAGGAAGTAATTTAAGATTAAAAGGTGAAGAACAAACAAGAGGAAATATTTTATTTAAAAAAGGTGAAATAATTGATTCTTCTCATATTGCACTTTTGGCTTCTCAAGGTATCGTAATGCTTGAAGTTTTTAAGGATATCTCAATTGCTGTTTTATCAACAGGTGATGAATTAAAAGAACCATGGCAAACTTCTAATGAAGATGAAATATATAATTGTAACTCTTATGCATTAGTTGCACTTTTGAAAGAAAAAGGTTTTAATGCTACATATAGTGGAGTTATTCCTGATAATTTAGAAAGTTCAAAGAAGTTTATTTCTAATTTGAAAAATTATGATGTGGTTATAACAACAGGAGGTATTTCTATGGGAGATGCTGATTTTGTTGCACAAGCATTTTTAGAAAATGGTTTAGAAACTTCATTTCATGGAGTAAATGTAAAACCTGGAAGACCTATAATGATGGGTAATATGGGTAAAACTACTGTAATGTCACTTCCTGGGAATCCATTGACTGCGATGGTTAATATGCATCTTTTTGCAATTCCTGTATTAAAAAAACTTCAAGGAAGTAACTGTTTTTATCATGATGTGATAAAAGCAACAAATCAAGAAAATTTTAAAACAAAACAAGGAAGAGTAAACGTAGTGCTTGGAACTTGTGAAAATGGAGGTTTTAAGGTAACAAGAAATAATAAATATGGTTCTGGGATGATTACTGCTTTATATGAAAGTAATGCTTTATTGGTAACAAATAGTGATACTAAAAACATAGAGTGTAATCAAGAGGTTGGTGTTATTAAATTTAATAACAAACTATTAGAAAAAGAAATAGATATTTTTAATTAA
- a CDS encoding cysteine desulfurase codes for MYKLNFLLYPNVQNYHITKEESLNVLSNNDTFYELKKEFIAKYNFNDLKTIDFSKAGVLGLLLDLKGKIAVSKGESEAIIQAAQEYEKLGLEITWLELKKDGSVDLDILEKSKFDFIFISSYVMDTFVKTQLKDIKKLSSAKIISNCSANFDENCDIAIFDSYKICGYTSNAIILFNDEFEEQNIANLDSIAVKLTFEALKEQKFNTSNKEIFIEELQAIFKEDLYFFVDSKTTLDYSLHFGLKAIKARELIRTLSLSNILITNGEGCSLGLSKPSRIIQSMGYDELTSRNAISISFNEEYTKEDIQKISKHFYKKYRQIRVLNEQ; via the coding sequence GTGTATAAGTTAAATTTTTTATTGTACCCAAATGTGCAAAATTACCATATTACAAAAGAAGAATCTCTTAATGTTTTAAGTAATAACGACACCTTTTATGAATTGAAAAAAGAGTTTATTGCAAAATATAATTTTAATGATTTAAAAACAATTGATTTTTCAAAAGCAGGGGTATTAGGTCTATTATTAGATTTAAAAGGAAAAATTGCTGTAAGCAAAGGAGAATCAGAAGCGATTATCCAAGCAGCACAAGAGTATGAAAAGTTAGGTTTAGAGATAACTTGGCTTGAATTAAAAAAAGATGGAAGTGTTGATTTAGATATTTTAGAAAAAAGTAAGTTTGATTTTATTTTTATATCTTCATATGTGATGGATACTTTTGTTAAAACACAATTAAAAGATATAAAAAAGTTAAGTAGTGCAAAAATTATTTCAAACTGTAGTGCTAACTTTGATGAAAATTGTGATATTGCAATTTTCGATTCTTATAAAATATGTGGATATACAAGCAATGCAATAATTTTATTTAATGATGAATTTGAAGAACAAAATATTGCAAATTTAGATTCAATTGCTGTAAAACTGACTTTTGAAGCTTTAAAAGAACAAAAATTTAATACAAGTAATAAAGAGATTTTTATAGAAGAATTACAAGCTATTTTTAAAGAGGATTTATACTTTTTTGTAGATTCTAAAACAACATTAGATTACTCTTTACACTTTGGATTAAAAGCAATTAAAGCAAGAGAACTTATAAGAACATTATCTTTATCAAATATACTTATTACAAATGGAGAGGGTTGTTCTTTAGGACTATCTAAACCTTCAAGAATTATTCAAAGTATGGGATATGATGAATTAACTAGTAGAAATGCAATCTCGATATCTTTTAATGAAGAGTATACAAAAGAGGATATTCAAAAAATATCAAAACATTTTTATAAAAAATATAGACAAATAAGGGTTTTAAATGAGCAATAA
- a CDS encoding winged helix-turn-helix domain-containing protein, whose translation MKVKIKVWIEDDEENLIFGSGKTEVLENIDNTGSIAEAAKKVGMNYKKAWTHIKILEKHIEEDLVLRFKGRGENSGTTLTPKAREVIQTYKILEHDIKKYSEQRFKELFHKNGKEILSPKEDK comes from the coding sequence ATGAAAGTAAAAATAAAAGTTTGGATTGAAGACGATGAAGAAAATCTAATTTTTGGAAGTGGGAAAACAGAAGTTTTAGAAAATATAGATAATACTGGTTCTATTGCAGAAGCAGCAAAAAAAGTGGGAATGAACTACAAAAAAGCTTGGACACATATTAAGATTTTAGAAAAACATATTGAAGAAGATTTAGTTCTAAGATTCAAAGGAAGAGGAGAAAATAGTGGCACAACGCTTACTCCAAAAGCAAGAGAAGTTATTCAAACATATAAAATATTAGAACATGATATAAAAAAATATTCAGAACAAAGATTTAAAGAACTATTCCATAAAAATGGGAAAGAGATACTAAGTCCAAAGGAGGATAAATAG
- a CDS encoding ModE family transcriptional regulator: MSSIDDNIDIQLDNIQKELILTNLDEDGKLSCLKAFKVARLIGKKPKEMSAITKSLGIKITNCELGVFGKLKFHDPHIEVYNRLKQNYMGHKELGCKVLWEEAQKSTLRTVGSTVKNSDIEVTHCQLGCFREKKGKKNESKNKSLD; encoded by the coding sequence ATGTCTAGTATTGATGATAATATTGACATACAACTTGATAATATACAAAAAGAATTAATTTTAACAAATTTAGACGAAGATGGTAAACTATCTTGTCTAAAAGCTTTTAAAGTTGCAAGATTAATTGGTAAAAAACCAAAAGAGATGTCTGCAATTACAAAAAGTTTAGGAATAAAGATCACAAATTGTGAGTTAGGTGTTTTTGGAAAATTAAAATTTCATGATCCTCATATAGAAGTTTATAATAGATTAAAACAAAATTATATGGGACACAAAGAACTTGGATGCAAAGTTTTATGGGAAGAAGCTCAAAAATCTACTTTAAGAACTGTTGGTTCAACAGTAAAAAACTCTGATATTGAAGTAACACATTGTCAATTAGGGTGTTTTAGAGAAAAAAAAGGTAAGAAAAATGAAAGTAAAAATAAAAGTTTGGATTGA